A single Pseudodesulfovibrio aespoeensis Aspo-2 DNA region contains:
- a CDS encoding M24 family metallopeptidase, with protein MNTDIFATRRERLRSALREQGLDALLVSHAANRYYLSGFELHDAQCNESSGWLVVSADGDDHLFTDPRYVDAARRVWDDARIHVYARDKFDLVCGTLQGRGIKTLGFEPKALHLFDYDRLASRITLTQADNLVEELRIIKDEDELRRMDASIELNHRLFEYIETRLEPGRTEEEISWDVEKFFRENGAEKLAFSTIVGVGPNAALPHANPGKTVIRDNELVLIDTGCRLMGYNSDQTRTFWVGAAPSDRFKRTMDLVRGAQQAAIDIIRPGLTCVEAYEAAYAVFDKAGVAHQFTHGLGHGVGLETHEPPSLSRAAGGILRPGMVVTVEPGLYDPAWGGIRWEYQVVVTQDGCRVM; from the coding sequence ATGAACACAGACATTTTCGCCACTCGGCGCGAACGGCTCCGCAGCGCACTGCGCGAGCAGGGGCTGGACGCGCTGCTCGTCTCGCACGCGGCCAACCGCTATTATCTGAGCGGCTTCGAGCTGCACGACGCCCAGTGCAACGAATCCTCGGGCTGGCTGGTGGTCTCGGCTGACGGCGACGACCATCTCTTCACCGATCCCCGCTATGTGGATGCGGCCCGGCGGGTCTGGGACGATGCCCGCATCCACGTCTACGCCCGCGACAAGTTCGATCTGGTCTGCGGCACGCTCCAGGGCCGGGGGATCAAGACCCTTGGCTTCGAGCCCAAGGCGCTGCACCTCTTCGACTACGACAGGCTGGCCTCCAGGATCACCCTGACCCAGGCGGACAATCTGGTGGAGGAACTGCGCATCATCAAGGACGAGGACGAGCTGCGCCGGATGGACGCCTCCATTGAGTTGAACCACCGCCTCTTCGAGTACATTGAGACCCGGCTCGAACCGGGCCGCACCGAAGAGGAGATATCCTGGGACGTGGAAAAATTCTTTCGCGAGAACGGGGCCGAGAAGCTGGCCTTCTCCACCATCGTCGGGGTCGGCCCCAATGCGGCCCTGCCCCACGCCAATCCCGGCAAGACCGTGATCCGCGACAACGAGCTGGTGCTCATCGACACCGGCTGCCGGCTCATGGGCTACAACTCGGACCAGACCCGGACCTTCTGGGTGGGCGCCGCGCCGTCGGACCGCTTCAAGCGGACCATGGACCTGGTGCGTGGAGCGCAGCAGGCGGCCATCGACATCATCCGGCCCGGCCTGACCTGCGTCGAGGCCTACGAGGCCGCCTACGCCGTGTTCGACAAGGCCGGGGTGGCCCACCAGTTCACCCACGGCCTGGGCCATGGCGTGGGCCTTGAGACCCACGAGCCGCCGAGCCTGAGCAGGGCGGCGGGCGGCATCCTGCGGCCCGGCATGGTCGTCACCGTGGAGCCGGGCCTCTATGACCCGGCCTGGGGCGGCATCCGCTGGGAATATCAGGTGGTCGTCACCCAGGACGGCTGCCGGGTCATGTGA
- a CDS encoding TrmH family RNA methyltransferase, with the protein MQNSDQDKKDGKIYVVGNKPVRELLLDDPARVDFVAFRVGRHDKGVEEILELCRVAKVPYRSVSAKDLDFMYRGNHQGVAARCAALSYVPLLTMLETAPDAPLPLIIALDQVQDTGNVGVLARTLYALGGAGLIVCQHQGAYLGAGAVRSSAGALNKLPVAKAGNLAAALKDCANYDYTLYYAQTGEGSLNAYEAELKTPAVLVLGNEEKGVRPGVAKLCHHSLSIPFRREFDSLNVAQAGAVLVSEFSRRMG; encoded by the coding sequence ATGCAGAACAGCGATCAGGACAAGAAGGACGGAAAGATTTACGTGGTCGGCAACAAGCCGGTCAGGGAGCTGCTCCTGGACGACCCGGCCCGGGTCGATTTCGTGGCTTTTCGCGTGGGCCGCCACGACAAGGGGGTCGAGGAGATTCTCGAATTGTGCCGCGTGGCCAAGGTGCCCTACCGGTCGGTCTCGGCCAAGGATCTGGACTTCATGTACCGGGGCAATCACCAGGGCGTGGCCGCCCGGTGCGCCGCCCTGTCCTATGTCCCGCTCCTGACCATGCTCGAAACCGCGCCGGACGCGCCCCTGCCCCTGATCATCGCCCTGGATCAGGTCCAGGACACGGGCAACGTGGGCGTGCTGGCCCGCACCCTATACGCCCTGGGCGGAGCCGGGCTCATCGTCTGCCAGCACCAAGGCGCATATCTCGGGGCCGGAGCGGTCCGCTCCAGCGCGGGCGCGCTCAACAAGCTGCCCGTGGCCAAGGCGGGCAACCTCGCCGCCGCCCTCAAGGACTGCGCCAACTACGACTACACCCTCTACTACGCCCAGACGGGCGAGGGTTCCCTCAACGCCTACGAGGCCGAGCTGAAGACCCCGGCGGTGCTGGTGCTCGGCAACGAGGAAAAGGGCGTGCGCCCAGGCGTGGCCAAGCTCTGCCACCACAGCCTGTCCATCCCCTTCAGGCGCGAGTTCGACTCCCTCAACGTGGCCCAGGCCGGGGCCGTGCTCGTCTCGGAGTTCTCCAGAAGAATGGGTTGA
- a CDS encoding DMT family transporter, with translation MRTILTLGMRHMLMGTFLFSIGSLLIKLAGERIPTLEMLFVRGLVGIGFVWWLLRRTGVGMLGTRRVLLTIRGVVGFAALFAEFYAIIHLPLADATVILFTHPAVVALLAWAVLGERLGLRGLLAVGISLTGVAVVCRPAFLFGGGPSLLDPLAVTVALCGVGVTSLAILSVRALAKTEHPAVVMLYPPLIMTIVSPLLAQGWLWPTPLEWGYMLGIAAFMNAGQYYMTRGYAIESAARISAVTCLEIVFAAFWGASILGEIPDGWTVAGGLLIVAGTIALGRGEESGHTDGQPTPGTPTGV, from the coding sequence ATGCGCACCATCCTGACCCTCGGCATGCGGCATATGCTCATGGGCACCTTCCTCTTCTCCATCGGCTCATTGCTGATCAAGCTCGCGGGAGAGCGCATACCGACTCTGGAGATGCTCTTTGTCCGAGGTCTGGTGGGCATTGGCTTTGTCTGGTGGCTGCTGCGCAGGACCGGGGTGGGCATGCTCGGCACGCGCCGGGTGTTGCTGACCATCCGCGGGGTGGTGGGGTTTGCGGCCCTGTTTGCCGAGTTCTACGCCATCATCCATCTGCCCCTGGCCGATGCCACGGTCATCCTCTTCACCCATCCGGCGGTGGTGGCCCTGCTGGCCTGGGCGGTGCTGGGCGAGCGCCTCGGCCTGCGCGGGCTCCTGGCCGTGGGCATCAGCCTGACCGGAGTGGCCGTGGTCTGCCGCCCGGCCTTTCTTTTTGGCGGCGGGCCGTCGCTGCTCGACCCGCTGGCCGTGACTGTGGCCCTGTGCGGGGTGGGAGTCACCTCCCTGGCCATCCTCTCGGTGCGCGCCCTGGCCAAGACCGAGCATCCGGCGGTGGTCATGCTCTACCCGCCGCTGATCATGACCATTGTCTCGCCGCTACTGGCCCAGGGCTGGCTCTGGCCCACCCCCCTCGAATGGGGCTACATGCTCGGCATCGCCGCGTTCATGAACGCGGGCCAGTACTACATGACGCGCGGCTACGCCATCGAGTCTGCGGCGCGCATCAGCGCCGTGACCTGCCTTGAGATCGTATTCGCCGCCTTCTGGGGTGCGTCCATCCTGGGCGAGATCCCGGACGGCTGGACCGTGGCCGGCGGCCTGCTCATCGTGGCCGGGACCATTGCCCTGGGCCGTGGCGAGGAATCCGGCCACACGGATGGGCAGCCCACGCCCGGCACGCCCACGGGCGTGTGA
- a CDS encoding TatD family hydrolase, whose product MAKKKTRPEPEELELPPVGVESHAHLDLEDFDGDREAILERARKTGISHLINVFLGPDAYERGHPLFTAHPEVSFLLGVHPNSADQLTGESLARMRTFFKADPRLKGVGEIGLDYYWERVDHATQKTAFVRQLALARELALPVVIHSRDADADTLDLLTANGFCDYPVLWHCFGQGLELARSVIDNGWHVSIPGPVTYKKTDDLQAAVARIPLERMLLETDCPFLAPEPWRGKRNHPALMAFTAKRVAEIRGRSLEDIWQITGDNARRFFNL is encoded by the coding sequence ATGGCAAAGAAGAAAACCCGCCCGGAGCCCGAGGAACTGGAGCTGCCGCCCGTTGGCGTGGAATCCCACGCCCATCTCGACCTTGAGGATTTCGACGGGGACCGCGAGGCGATCCTTGAACGCGCCCGCAAGACCGGCATCTCCCACCTGATCAACGTCTTTCTCGGGCCGGACGCCTATGAACGCGGGCACCCGCTCTTTACCGCCCATCCCGAGGTCTCGTTCCTGCTCGGCGTGCATCCCAACAGCGCAGACCAGCTCACCGGCGAATCCCTTGCGCGCATGCGCACCTTTTTCAAGGCCGACCCGAGACTCAAGGGCGTGGGCGAGATCGGGCTCGACTACTACTGGGAGCGGGTGGACCACGCCACCCAGAAGACCGCCTTTGTCCGGCAGCTTGCGCTGGCCCGGGAGCTGGCCCTGCCCGTGGTCATCCACTCGCGCGACGCCGACGCCGACACCCTGGACCTGCTCACGGCCAACGGCTTTTGCGACTATCCCGTGCTGTGGCACTGCTTCGGCCAGGGGCTTGAACTGGCCCGGTCCGTCATCGACAACGGCTGGCACGTCTCCATCCCCGGCCCGGTCACCTACAAGAAGACCGACGACCTCCAGGCCGCCGTGGCCCGCATCCCGCTTGAACGGATGCTCCTTGAGACCGACTGCCCCTTTCTCGCGCCCGAGCCGTGGCGCGGCAAGCGCAACCACCCGGCGCTCATGGCCTTCACCGCCAAGCGCGTGGCCGAGATCCGGGGCCGCTCCCTTGAAGACATCTGGCAGATCACCGGCGACAACGCGCGCCGGTTCTTCAATCTCTAG
- a CDS encoding glycosyltransferase, with translation MKTFIFLPPASKPTGGITVLRQMADILHQAGRETYLVERESAGWRPGGLADAAPVIGWDAMRLTPDDLWLVPEGWPNALAPGLEARARCVSYVQNWAYLFSALPPGVSWHQLPVSLMAVSDPVAHFIKESTGQNAPILRPGIDRAIFHPGKSKSGTVTVAFMPRKNKGLAAQIRAVFEHRNGPDAVRWRPLEGLDAFGVAQALRSSHLFLMTGFPEGCPLPPLEAMACGCLPVGFTGLGGWDYMRQAQPCPRFTPWWPLREVGWSGNGLWCADGDVLDAALCLEQAVGLIRQGGPELDAVLAAGQETADAYSTDEQRKSVLAAWDAL, from the coding sequence ATGAAAACGTTCATCTTCCTGCCCCCGGCCAGCAAGCCCACAGGCGGCATCACGGTCCTGCGCCAGATGGCGGACATCCTGCATCAGGCCGGACGCGAAACGTATCTGGTGGAGCGCGAGAGCGCGGGCTGGCGGCCCGGCGGCCTGGCCGACGCGGCCCCGGTCATCGGCTGGGACGCCATGCGTCTGACACCGGACGATCTCTGGCTGGTGCCCGAGGGGTGGCCCAACGCCCTGGCCCCCGGCCTGGAGGCGCGCGCCCGGTGCGTCAGCTATGTCCAGAACTGGGCCTATCTCTTCTCGGCCCTGCCGCCGGGCGTGAGCTGGCACCAGCTGCCGGTCTCGCTCATGGCCGTGTCCGATCCCGTGGCCCACTTCATCAAGGAGTCCACGGGCCAGAACGCCCCGATCCTGCGCCCCGGCATCGACCGCGCCATCTTCCACCCGGGCAAGAGCAAATCCGGAACCGTGACAGTGGCCTTCATGCCGCGCAAGAACAAGGGGCTGGCCGCCCAGATCAGGGCCGTGTTCGAGCATCGCAACGGGCCGGATGCGGTGCGCTGGCGTCCTCTGGAAGGGCTGGACGCGTTCGGCGTGGCCCAGGCCCTGCGCTCCTCGCACCTCTTCCTGATGACCGGATTCCCAGAAGGGTGTCCCCTGCCGCCGCTGGAGGCCATGGCCTGCGGCTGCCTGCCCGTGGGCTTCACCGGCCTTGGCGGGTGGGACTACATGCGCCAGGCCCAGCCCTGCCCCCGGTTCACCCCCTGGTGGCCCCTGCGCGAGGTGGGGTGGTCCGGCAACGGCCTGTGGTGCGCCGACGGCGACGTGCTCGATGCGGCCCTGTGTCTGGAGCAAGCCGTGGGCCTCATCCGCCAGGGCGGCCCGGAACTTGACGCCGTCCTCGCCGCAGGGCAGGAAACAGCCGACGCGTACTCCACGGACGAGCAGAGGAAATCGGTCCTGGCCGCCTGGGACGCCTTGTGA
- a CDS encoding protoporphyrinogen/coproporphyrinogen oxidase — MKKRYLIIGAGPTGLGAAHRLRELGMDDFIVLERHGHAGGLAASFKDDNGFTWDIGGHVVFSHYAYFDALLDSLLGDERLEHERESWVRSCATWVPYPFQNNIRHLPHEPRWECVEGLLPGNRFDGEPANFGQWIERVFGAGIAKHFMNPYNFKVWATPPELMQYGWIGERVSVVDLKRVLKNIILERDDISWGPNNTFKFPLHGGTGEIFRRLAARLDGFIEYNQEVAAIDADSKTVTTSAGLTVQYEAILNTAPVDILVSRWLRGGDRGGDATMIEAAGRLTHNSVHVAGVGLDIRAEDERNPRCWMYFPESDSPFYRVTNFHNYSPNNVARPGQQLAFMCETSYSAHKRERLDELMDRTIEGLVNTSMLDAARVADVHTRWETTVDYGYPVPCLERDDALKVIQPRLEAKDIYSRGRFGGWKYEVGNMDHSVMQGVEWADRMLSGAPETTYRWE; from the coding sequence GTGAAGAAGCGATACCTGATCATCGGCGCAGGCCCCACCGGGCTCGGCGCGGCCCACCGGCTCCGGGAGCTGGGCATGGACGACTTCATCGTGCTGGAGCGGCACGGCCACGCAGGCGGGCTGGCCGCCAGCTTCAAGGACGACAACGGCTTTACCTGGGACATCGGCGGGCATGTGGTCTTCTCCCACTACGCCTATTTCGACGCCCTGCTCGATTCGCTGCTGGGCGACGAGCGGCTGGAGCACGAGCGCGAGTCGTGGGTGCGCTCCTGCGCCACCTGGGTGCCCTATCCCTTTCAGAACAACATCCGCCACCTGCCGCACGAGCCCCGTTGGGAGTGCGTGGAGGGGCTTCTGCCCGGCAACCGGTTTGATGGCGAGCCTGCCAACTTCGGCCAGTGGATCGAGCGCGTGTTCGGGGCGGGCATCGCCAAGCATTTCATGAATCCCTACAATTTCAAGGTCTGGGCCACCCCGCCCGAGCTGATGCAGTACGGCTGGATCGGCGAGCGGGTCAGCGTGGTGGACCTGAAGCGCGTGCTCAAGAACATCATCCTTGAGCGAGACGACATCTCCTGGGGGCCGAACAACACCTTCAAGTTCCCCCTGCACGGCGGCACGGGCGAGATCTTCCGGCGGCTGGCCGCGCGGCTCGACGGGTTCATCGAGTACAATCAGGAAGTGGCCGCCATCGACGCGGACAGCAAGACCGTCACCACCAGCGCCGGGCTGACCGTGCAGTACGAGGCCATCCTGAACACCGCGCCCGTGGACATCCTGGTCTCGCGCTGGCTGCGGGGCGGGGACAGGGGTGGGGACGCGACCATGATCGAGGCCGCAGGCCGTCTGACCCACAACTCGGTCCATGTGGCCGGTGTCGGGCTCGACATCAGGGCCGAGGACGAACGCAACCCGCGCTGCTGGATGTATTTTCCCGAATCAGACTCCCCCTTCTACCGGGTGACCAACTTCCACAACTATTCGCCCAACAACGTGGCCCGGCCCGGCCAGCAGCTCGCCTTCATGTGCGAGACCTCCTACTCGGCCCACAAGCGGGAAAGGCTCGACGAACTGATGGACCGCACCATTGAGGGTCTGGTAAACACCTCCATGCTGGACGCGGCCAGGGTGGCCGATGTCCACACCAGATGGGAGACGACCGTGGACTACGGCTATCCCGTGCCCTGCCTGGAGCGCGACGATGCGCTCAAGGTCATCCAGCCCAGGCTCGAAGCGAAAGACATCTATTCGCGGGGCCGGTTCGGCGGCTGGAAGTACGAGGTGGGCAACATGGACCACTCGGTCATGCAGGGCGTGGAATGGGCGGACCGGATGCTCTCCGGCGCTCCCGAAACCACCTATCGCTGGGAATAG
- the rlmN gene encoding 23S rRNA (adenine(2503)-C(2))-methyltransferase RlmN: protein MHNLIELTKSDLEAFVADELKEPRFRAEQIWQWLWQKRVRGVEGMTNLSKPLREKLAAMAVITWPEVARVQQSEDGTIKFLLRLGDGKLVETVLIPMQDRYSQCLSTQVGCAMGCTFCSTGQLGFERNMTYGEILGQVLVGRQYLEDRGMNPLKNLVFMGMGEPLLNLDTLLKVLNDLPCERGLSLSWRRSMVSTVGFPEQLRILGEMEVALPAISLHAPTQELRARIMPKAARVHLDDLMAALRAYPMRPRERITFEYLLLKGVNDSLEHADQLARLIDRKKGKINLIAYNATEGLPYEAPDRAQVEAFEKRLWDHGLTAFIRRSMGADIKAACGQLKAAQTA from the coding sequence ATGCACAACCTCATCGAATTGACCAAGAGTGATCTCGAAGCCTTTGTGGCCGACGAGCTGAAGGAGCCGCGTTTTCGCGCGGAGCAGATCTGGCAGTGGCTGTGGCAGAAGCGCGTGCGCGGCGTGGAGGGGATGACCAACCTGTCCAAGCCGTTGCGCGAGAAGCTGGCGGCCATGGCCGTCATCACCTGGCCCGAGGTGGCCAGGGTGCAGCAGAGCGAGGATGGCACCATCAAGTTCCTGCTGCGCCTGGGCGACGGCAAGCTGGTGGAGACCGTGCTTATCCCCATGCAGGACCGCTACTCCCAGTGTCTGTCCACCCAGGTGGGCTGCGCCATGGGCTGCACCTTTTGCAGCACCGGCCAGCTCGGCTTTGAGCGCAACATGACCTATGGCGAGATCCTGGGCCAGGTGCTGGTGGGTCGGCAATACCTGGAGGACCGGGGCATGAACCCGCTCAAGAACCTCGTGTTCATGGGCATGGGCGAGCCGCTGCTCAACCTCGACACCCTGCTCAAGGTCTTGAACGACCTGCCGTGCGAGCGCGGGCTTTCCCTGTCATGGCGGCGGTCCATGGTCTCCACCGTGGGCTTTCCCGAACAACTGCGGATTCTCGGCGAGATGGAGGTGGCCCTGCCCGCCATCTCGCTGCATGCCCCCACCCAGGAGCTGCGCGCCCGGATCATGCCCAAGGCGGCCCGCGTCCACCTGGACGACCTCATGGCCGCGCTCCGGGCCTATCCCATGCGCCCGCGCGAGCGCATCACCTTCGAATACCTGCTGCTCAAGGGCGTCAACGACTCCCTGGAGCACGCGGACCAGCTGGCCCGGCTCATTGACCGCAAAAAGGGCAAGATCAACCTCATCGCCTACAACGCCACCGAGGGGCTGCCCTACGAAGCCCCGGACCGCGCCCAGGTGGAAGCCTTTGAAAAGCGGCTCTGGGACCACGGCCTGACCGCCTTCATCCGCCGCTCCATGGGCGCGGACATCAAGGCCGCCTGCGGCCAGCTCAAGGCCGCCCAGACGGCCTGA
- the recQ gene encoding DNA helicase RecQ, producing MSSPIEILRSVFGFDQFIGLQQPIINNVMAGGDCLVLMPTGGGKSLCYQIPSMLRPGVGVCVSPLIALMQDQVQGLTQMGVRAACLNSSLDPQDAWEVEQQLVSGQLDLVYVAPERLCRPGFLDLLARCNPCLFAIDEAHCVSQWGHDFRPEYMQLSVISERFPGVPRLALTATADEPTQRDIVRNLGLERATVYATGFDRPNIRYAVQPKDHPQQQLLRFIRESHPGDSGIVYRLSRKKVEQTAAFLEKNGIIALPYHAGLSKQERYRNQEQFMRGEGMVMVATVAFGMGVDKPNVRFVCHLEPPKSLEAYHQETGRAGRDGLPASAWLCFGLQDIAILRSMIESGEADEARKRVEHAKLGSLFAFLETAGCRRQALLGYFGEHTAPCGNCDTCLNPVETWDGTVAAQKALSNIFRTGSRFGAAYLAEVLVGKTSERARRFQHTELSTWGIGTELTLEQWKSVYRQLAAFGLLTVDMEQHSALTLNERSWTVLRSEREVRLRTDPVIAPRSVRARGPVTADDVLSNWETQALFDSLRELRLAVAGEQGVPPYAIFPDKTLLDMVRYRPVDLDAMGCMTGVGEVKLARFGQTFLDCLRTHADKYGRPDNTPEIPLERAAKRQARQERPQATELNATALESLDLFEELGDVDAVAARRGLKPGSIWNHLGQAVALGRLDYRRVAGLPDDELDRILETFDAFRLKGVTALSPVYEALDKRYPYDLLRMVRANARRD from the coding sequence ATGTCCTCACCCATCGAAATCCTGCGTTCGGTCTTCGGATTCGACCAGTTCATCGGCCTGCAACAGCCGATCATCAACAATGTCATGGCCGGAGGCGACTGCCTGGTGCTCATGCCCACGGGCGGAGGCAAGTCGCTGTGCTACCAGATCCCGTCCATGCTCCGGCCCGGGGTGGGGGTGTGCGTCTCGCCGCTCATCGCCCTGATGCAGGACCAGGTGCAGGGGCTGACCCAGATGGGCGTGCGCGCCGCCTGCCTCAACTCGTCCCTTGATCCCCAGGACGCCTGGGAAGTGGAACAGCAACTCGTCAGCGGCCAGCTCGACCTTGTCTACGTGGCCCCGGAGCGGCTGTGCCGGCCCGGCTTCCTCGACCTGCTGGCGCGCTGCAATCCCTGTCTTTTCGCCATTGACGAGGCGCACTGCGTGTCCCAGTGGGGGCACGATTTCCGGCCAGAATACATGCAGCTCTCGGTCATCAGCGAGCGGTTTCCCGGCGTGCCCCGGCTGGCCCTGACAGCCACGGCGGACGAGCCGACCCAGCGCGACATCGTGCGCAACCTCGGCCTTGAGCGGGCCACGGTCTATGCCACCGGGTTTGACCGGCCCAACATCCGCTACGCCGTGCAGCCCAAGGACCACCCGCAGCAGCAACTGCTGCGCTTCATCCGCGAGAGCCACCCCGGCGACTCGGGCATCGTCTACCGCCTGAGCCGCAAGAAGGTGGAGCAGACCGCCGCCTTTCTGGAAAAGAACGGCATCATTGCCCTGCCCTACCACGCCGGGCTCTCCAAGCAGGAGCGCTACCGCAACCAGGAGCAATTCATGCGCGGCGAGGGCATGGTCATGGTCGCCACCGTGGCCTTTGGCATGGGCGTGGACAAGCCCAACGTCCGCTTTGTCTGCCACCTGGAGCCGCCCAAGAGTCTGGAGGCGTACCACCAGGAAACAGGCCGCGCCGGGCGCGACGGGCTGCCCGCCTCGGCCTGGCTCTGCTTCGGGTTGCAGGACATCGCCATCCTCCGCTCCATGATCGAGTCCGGCGAGGCGGACGAAGCGCGCAAGCGGGTGGAGCACGCCAAGCTCGGCTCGCTCTTCGCCTTTCTCGAAACAGCCGGGTGCCGCCGTCAGGCCCTGCTCGGCTATTTCGGCGAGCACACCGCGCCGTGCGGCAACTGCGATACCTGCTTAAATCCGGTCGAGACCTGGGACGGCACCGTGGCCGCGCAAAAGGCGCTCTCCAACATCTTTCGCACGGGCTCAAGGTTCGGGGCCGCGTATCTGGCCGAGGTGCTGGTGGGCAAGACGAGCGAGCGCGCCCGCCGTTTCCAGCACACCGAGCTGTCCACCTGGGGGATCGGCACCGAGCTGACCCTGGAGCAATGGAAGTCGGTCTATCGCCAACTGGCCGCCTTTGGCCTGCTGACCGTGGACATGGAGCAGCACAGCGCCCTGACCCTGAACGAGCGGTCCTGGACCGTGCTGCGCAGCGAGCGCGAGGTGCGGCTGCGCACCGACCCGGTCATCGCGCCCCGCTCCGTCCGGGCGCGCGGGCCGGTCACAGCGGACGACGTGCTCTCCAACTGGGAGACCCAGGCCCTGTTCGACTCCCTGCGCGAGCTGCGCCTGGCCGTGGCCGGAGAGCAGGGCGTGCCGCCCTATGCCATCTTTCCGGACAAGACCCTGCTCGACATGGTCCGCTACCGGCCCGTGGACCTCGACGCCATGGGCTGCATGACCGGCGTGGGCGAGGTCAAGCTCGCGCGCTTCGGCCAGACCTTCCTCGACTGTTTGCGCACCCATGCCGACAAATACGGGCGGCCAGACAACACCCCGGAGATTCCGCTTGAGCGGGCCGCCAAACGGCAGGCCCGACAGGAAAGACCACAGGCGACCGAGCTGAACGCCACGGCCCTGGAGTCGCTGGATTTGTTCGAGGAGTTGGGGGACGTGGACGCGGTGGCCGCGCGGCGCGGGCTCAAGCCCGGCTCCATCTGGAACCATCTCGGTCAGGCCGTGGCCCTGGGCCGCCTCGACTATCGCCGGGTGGCGGGATTGCCCGACGACGAGCTTGACCGCATCCTCGAGACCTTCGACGCCTTCCGCCTCAAGGGCGTGACCGCCCTCTCGCCTGTGTACGAGGCGCTGGACAAGCGCTACCCCTACGACCTACTGCGCATGGTCCGGGCCAACGCCCGACGCGACTGA
- a CDS encoding lytic transglycosylase domain-containing protein: MEAFKSLRQLLAALLVGGSLVGLMGGCAVKSPAEGQLADKPVSAVPEDAEALDPEIVAAPVTEGDLTQAEQAVFNARFGLLFDLEDHDNTDVERYFNYFNHKARKTMERWLERSQPHLPYVRRIFTKYGLPQDLVLLPFTESGYNVRAYSWAGAGGMWQFMKGTGRLYGLRSDWWIDERRDPYKSTDAAARHLRDLYNTFGDWYLALAAYNAGEGKISRALKLTDCDDFFELTAKNNRLSGRAKLKPETKHYVPKFIAISKIFQNLDTLGYQPVSWDMEPEVVPVQVPGGTDLLALAKAGGMTWNEFHELNPAYRRQVSPPHMETTAYLPAAKSDRMIAHLAKPASRPYTGYAQHTVRSGDSWWRISNRFHVPVAVLKKVNNTSSDTLRPGQMIMVPAGSSGHGVAAASAADAPSSTKAIASRRGNYVVRSGDTLWSISRKFGTTVSTLQKSNGLRSKSLKVGQKLYIPDNSGKATRQAAKEAETTKTQLVRYKVRNGDNLTAIARKFGVTVTELRKWNSLSSNNIFAGQQLKVYVQ; encoded by the coding sequence TTGGAAGCATTCAAATCTCTGCGCCAGCTTCTGGCGGCGCTGCTCGTTGGCGGGTCCTTGGTCGGGCTCATGGGCGGTTGTGCCGTCAAAAGCCCCGCAGAAGGCCAGCTGGCCGACAAACCCGTGAGCGCAGTGCCGGAAGATGCCGAGGCGCTCGACCCGGAGATCGTTGCCGCGCCGGTCACGGAGGGCGACCTGACCCAGGCGGAGCAGGCGGTTTTCAATGCCCGCTTCGGGCTGCTCTTCGACCTTGAGGATCATGACAACACGGACGTGGAGCGCTACTTCAACTACTTCAACCACAAGGCGCGCAAGACCATGGAGCGGTGGCTGGAACGTTCCCAGCCCCATCTGCCCTATGTGCGCCGCATCTTCACCAAATACGGCCTGCCCCAGGACCTCGTGCTGCTGCCTTTCACCGAGTCCGGCTACAATGTCCGTGCCTATTCCTGGGCCGGGGCGGGTGGCATGTGGCAGTTCATGAAGGGCACGGGCCGACTCTACGGCCTCAGGTCCGACTGGTGGATCGATGAACGCCGCGATCCCTACAAGTCCACCGACGCCGCCGCGCGCCACCTGCGCGACCTCTACAACACCTTTGGCGACTGGTATCTGGCCCTGGCGGCCTACAATGCGGGCGAGGGCAAGATATCCCGCGCCCTCAAGCTGACCGATTGCGACGACTTTTTCGAGCTGACCGCCAAGAACAACAGGCTCTCGGGCCGGGCCAAGCTGAAGCCTGAGACCAAGCACTACGTTCCCAAGTTCATCGCCATCTCCAAGATATTCCAGAACCTTGACACCCTGGGCTACCAGCCGGTCTCCTGGGACATGGAACCGGAAGTGGTGCCGGTGCAGGTGCCCGGCGGCACCGACCTGCTGGCCCTGGCCAAGGCGGGCGGGATGACCTGGAATGAGTTCCACGAGCTCAATCCGGCCTATCGCCGTCAGGTCAGTCCGCCGCACATGGAGACCACCGCCTACCTGCCAGCGGCCAAGTCCGACAGGATGATCGCCCATCTGGCCAAGCCCGCCTCGCGTCCCTACACCGGATACGCCCAGCACACGGTGCGCAGCGGCGACTCCTGGTGGCGCATCTCCAACCGCTTCCACGTGCCCGTGGCCGTGCTCAAGAAGGTCAACAACACCAGCTCGGACACGTTGCGCCCAGGCCAGATGATCATGGTGCCGGCTGGCAGTTCCGGCCACGGCGTGGCCGCGGCCAGCGCGGCTGACGCCCCTTCGTCCACCAAGGCCATCGCCTCGCGGCGGGGCAACTACGTGGTCCGCAGCGGCGACACCCTGTGGTCCATCTCGCGCAAGTTCGGGACCACGGTGTCCACCCTCCAGAAATCCAACGGACTGCGCTCCAAGTCGCTCAAGGTAGGGCAGAAGCTCTACATCCCCGACAATTCTGGAAAAGCCACCCGTCAGGCGGCCAAGGAAGCGGAAACGACCAAGACCCAGCTGGTCCGTTACAAGGTCCGCAACGGCGACAACCTGACCGCCATCGCCCGCAAGTTCGGAGTGACTGTGACCGAGCTGCGCAAGTGGAATTCCCTCAGTTCAAACAACATCTTCGCCGGACAGCAGCTCAAGGTCTACGTCCAGTAG